A genomic segment from Paenibacillus sp. FSL K6-1096 encodes:
- a CDS encoding glycoside hydrolase family 2 protein: protein MKQLQISLTDWVFRACGEEAWLPATVPGTVHTDLLRNGRIEQPFYGTNEHDLQWIDKKDWEYKTVIHLEEAWQALAVTELSFAGLDTYADVYVNEVHVLSADNMFRAWTVNMKGLLQAGRNEIRIVFRSVVTEDLPKLEALGYALPAPNDQSELGGLQEQRISVFARKAPYHYGWDWGPRFLTSGIWREAVLTGRDAAEIKDLYIRQNKVNGQEARLTALVEVDAPQAWSGMLRVSAGGQEWTKAAALVPGLQTLELELVIDQPRLWWCNGLGAPELYTFRAELLQEAETVSVSEATTGLREIKLVRKPDARGTSFYFELNGVPVFAKGANHIPNDSFITEVTEERYRHEIATAVESHMNMLRVWGGGFYEEEVFYRLCDEYGLLVWQDFMFACSMYPGDELFLDNVRAEAEYNVRRLRNHPCIVLWCGNNEIDSAWSEYEEHMGWGWKEHYSAEIRVTLWRAYEEIFHRILPEAVAANHPGIDYWPSSPLRELTGGQDQHATRIMGDGDIHYWGVWHAKEPFENYNVKVGRFMSEYGFQSFPELKSVLSYAEEKDLALESKVMLAHQKNGQGNRLIKEYMDMYLPQPKDFRGFLYMSHVLQAEGIRMAIESHRRSKPYCMGTLYWQMNDCWPVASWAGMDYYGRWKALQYTVRRSFKEVILSVDSTDGETVKVYGVSDRREALDAELVLRLHDISGALLREWSQPVTLAADSSAVIFTLPAAELLEGCEPASVLLIASLLEGGKVLEQGPQTRKVLERKEHYFAAAKDIPLSQPVITVTGVAGSGGTSFTLSSDVLARGVHLTAEEEGIFSDNFFDLLPGEPKTVEFLLRAGGGGAGAAFIPAAPTGLVIRSMADYI, encoded by the coding sequence ATGAAGCAATTACAAATCAGCTTGACGGACTGGGTATTCAGGGCCTGCGGGGAAGAAGCGTGGCTGCCGGCAACCGTGCCGGGAACGGTGCATACGGACCTGCTGCGGAACGGGCGGATCGAACAGCCTTTCTATGGGACGAATGAGCATGACCTGCAATGGATTGACAAAAAAGACTGGGAGTACAAAACGGTTATTCATCTGGAGGAGGCTTGGCAGGCGCTGGCGGTTACGGAGCTGAGCTTCGCCGGGCTGGATACCTATGCTGACGTATATGTGAACGAGGTGCATGTCCTGTCCGCAGACAATATGTTCCGCGCCTGGACGGTGAACATGAAGGGGCTGCTGCAGGCGGGCCGGAATGAGATCCGTATTGTATTCCGCTCGGTCGTAACAGAGGATCTGCCGAAGCTGGAAGCGCTGGGGTATGCGCTGCCGGCACCGAATGACCAGTCCGAGCTTGGCGGGCTTCAGGAGCAGCGGATCAGTGTATTCGCCCGCAAAGCGCCGTATCACTACGGCTGGGATTGGGGCCCGAGATTCCTGACAAGCGGCATTTGGCGCGAAGCTGTGCTGACAGGCCGGGACGCTGCGGAGATTAAGGATCTGTATATCCGCCAGAATAAGGTGAACGGGCAGGAGGCCCGGCTGACTGCCTTGGTGGAGGTCGATGCTCCGCAGGCCTGGAGCGGAATGCTGCGGGTGAGTGCGGGAGGTCAGGAATGGACGAAGGCGGCCGCGCTGGTTCCGGGCCTGCAGACGCTTGAGCTTGAGCTGGTTATTGACCAGCCGCGCCTGTGGTGGTGCAACGGCCTCGGAGCACCTGAGCTGTACACCTTCCGTGCGGAGCTGCTTCAGGAAGCGGAGACTGTAAGTGTATCGGAGGCAACAACCGGGCTTAGGGAGATTAAGCTGGTGCGGAAGCCGGATGCGCGGGGGACTTCGTTTTATTTTGAGCTGAACGGGGTGCCGGTCTTCGCCAAGGGGGCGAATCATATTCCGAATGACAGCTTCATCACGGAGGTGACGGAGGAGCGCTACCGCCATGAGATTGCCACGGCCGTGGAATCCCACATGAATATGCTGCGGGTGTGGGGCGGAGGCTTCTATGAAGAAGAGGTGTTCTACCGGCTGTGTGACGAGTATGGGCTGCTGGTCTGGCAGGACTTCATGTTCGCTTGCAGCATGTACCCGGGAGATGAGCTGTTCCTGGATAATGTCCGCGCAGAAGCGGAGTATAATGTGCGCCGTCTGCGGAATCACCCCTGCATTGTGCTCTGGTGCGGGAATAATGAGATTGACTCGGCCTGGTCGGAATATGAGGAACATATGGGCTGGGGCTGGAAGGAACACTATAGCGCTGAGATCCGGGTGACGTTATGGCGTGCTTACGAAGAGATCTTCCACCGGATTCTGCCGGAAGCCGTAGCCGCGAATCATCCCGGCATCGATTACTGGCCGTCCTCACCGCTGCGCGAGCTTACTGGCGGTCAAGACCAGCATGCTACGCGAATTATGGGCGACGGTGATATCCACTACTGGGGTGTCTGGCACGCCAAGGAGCCGTTCGAGAACTATAACGTCAAGGTCGGCCGCTTCATGAGCGAATACGGCTTCCAGTCCTTCCCGGAGCTGAAGTCGGTGCTCAGCTATGCGGAGGAAAAGGATCTGGCGCTGGAATCCAAGGTCATGCTGGCCCATCAGAAGAACGGACAGGGCAACCGGCTGATCAAGGAGTACATGGATATGTACCTGCCGCAGCCGAAGGACTTCCGGGGCTTCCTGTACATGAGCCACGTGCTTCAGGCCGAGGGTATCCGAATGGCCATTGAGAGCCACCGCCGGAGCAAGCCTTATTGCATGGGCACGCTGTACTGGCAGATGAATGACTGCTGGCCGGTCGCTTCCTGGGCCGGAATGGATTATTACGGGCGCTGGAAGGCGCTGCAATATACGGTGCGCCGGAGCTTCAAGGAGGTAATTCTGTCTGTAGACAGCACGGACGGGGAGACGGTCAAGGTGTACGGGGTGTCTGACCGGCGGGAGGCTTTGGATGCCGAGCTGGTGCTGCGGCTGCATGACATCAGCGGCGCGCTGCTGCGGGAATGGTCACAGCCGGTCACCCTGGCTGCCGATTCGTCAGCCGTCATCTTCACGCTGCCGGCGGCTGAGCTGCTGGAGGGCTGTGAGCCGGCCAGTGTGCTGCTGATAGCTTCGCTGCTTGAGGGAGGGAAGGTGCTGGAGCAGGGTCCGCAGACAAGGAAAGTGCTGGAGCGCAAGGAGCATTACTTCGCCGCCGCGAAGGATATTCCGCTGAGCCAGCCGGTCATTACGGTGACCGGGGTGGCGGGCAGCGGAGGCACAAGCTTCACGCTGAGCAGCGATGTGCTGGCGCGGGGCGTGCACCTGACCGCAGAAGAAGAGGGCATCTTCTCCGACAACTTCTTCGACCTGCTGCCCGGCGAGCCGAAGACGGTGGAGTTCTTGCTTCGGG
- a CDS encoding TetR/AcrR family transcriptional regulator C-terminal domain-containing protein: protein MKKQPQISEERILAASWELLGEEGLEKFSLRRLADRLQIQAPSLYWYFKSKQALYQRLAGDVSRVILEEFRQEGGWKEQLTELAATVRNVLGRYPCSTQLMMMTLPHEPEIIRFTNRMLLCVESTPLDQAEKMQVVTTLVNYVYFFVLDDYQHERNIATMLKEGTGLPGDEMLHLMDTMHEQDVGLFRRMYTTGLFKLMGSDTAFEFGLKVILLGIEQVIKEHEQQ, encoded by the coding sequence ATGAAAAAGCAGCCTCAAATCTCAGAGGAACGGATTCTTGCCGCCTCCTGGGAGCTTCTCGGCGAGGAAGGACTGGAGAAGTTCAGCCTGCGCCGCCTGGCGGACCGGTTACAGATTCAGGCCCCTTCGCTCTACTGGTATTTCAAAAGCAAGCAGGCTCTGTACCAGCGGCTGGCAGGTGATGTCTCCAGGGTTATTCTGGAGGAGTTCCGCCAGGAGGGCGGATGGAAGGAGCAGCTGACAGAGCTTGCTGCAACGGTGCGGAATGTGCTCGGGCGTTATCCCTGCTCAACGCAGCTCATGATGATGACGCTGCCCCACGAGCCGGAGATCATCCGGTTCACCAACCGGATGCTGCTATGCGTAGAGTCCACACCGCTGGATCAGGCGGAGAAGATGCAGGTGGTAACCACACTTGTGAATTATGTCTACTTCTTCGTGCTGGACGATTATCAGCATGAGCGCAATATAGCCACGATGCTCAAGGAGGGGACTGGGCTGCCAGGGGATGAGATGCTTCATCTCATGGACACTATGCACGAACAGGATGTCGGTCTGTTCCGCAGAATGTACACAACCGGATTGTTCAAGCTGATGGGAAGCGATACAGCATTCGAGTTTGGCTTGAAGGTAATTCTGCTCGGCATAGAGCAGGTGATTAAGGAGCATGAGCAGCAGTAG
- a CDS encoding MATE family efflux transporter — protein MDAENLHYFEKAPIGKAVAHFAVPMMLGTSMSVIYSILNAYFLGTLHNTAMLTALALTLPLFAVIMALGNLIGIGSGTFISRLLGETKYDEVKHVSSFAFYSSLMLGLLVIAAGLPLLSPIVHGLGATPDSYGFTKDYVMVMLIGSPFVVLFFTLENIVRSEGSAMTSMVGMILSVVVNILLDALVIFVLHWGVIGVAAATVVSNIVASGYYAFHIKYKSKFLTFSPRWFKMSKTILSNVFKIGVPVFIMSVFLGAMSLVLNHFLVEYGDPAVAAYGISSRLLQFPEFILMGLCEGVVPLIAFSYTADRIRMKQTVSFTVKSIAVLAAIFGIAVYLISDHLIGLFTNDPQLIEMGSYILHVTFLSLFITGLTTLFTGIFQATGQGTPALVMSIIQGITLIPVLFIANKTHGFHGVVWSLVIADAAAFLVGAAMLYALRNKLQPELESLVH, from the coding sequence ATGGACGCAGAGAACCTCCACTATTTTGAGAAGGCCCCCATAGGCAAAGCTGTCGCCCACTTCGCGGTCCCGATGATGCTCGGCACCTCCATGAGCGTGATCTATTCGATTCTAAATGCCTATTTCCTGGGCACGCTTCACAATACGGCCATGCTGACTGCACTCGCCTTGACCCTGCCGCTATTCGCAGTCATTATGGCGCTGGGCAACCTGATCGGCATCGGCAGCGGCACGTTCATCTCGCGGCTGCTCGGGGAGACCAAATATGATGAGGTCAAGCATGTGTCCTCGTTCGCTTTTTACAGCAGTCTGATGCTTGGGCTTCTCGTCATTGCCGCAGGCCTGCCGCTGCTCTCTCCCATCGTTCACGGACTAGGGGCCACGCCGGATTCCTATGGCTTCACGAAGGATTATGTCATGGTTATGCTGATCGGCTCACCGTTCGTCGTCCTGTTCTTCACCCTGGAGAATATCGTGCGCTCTGAAGGGTCCGCGATGACCTCTATGGTCGGCATGATCCTAAGCGTTGTGGTCAACATTCTGCTGGATGCGCTGGTTATCTTCGTCCTCCACTGGGGTGTCATCGGCGTGGCCGCGGCCACGGTGGTCTCCAACATCGTCGCGAGCGGGTATTATGCCTTCCACATTAAATACAAAAGCAAATTCCTGACCTTCTCTCCCCGCTGGTTCAAGATGAGCAAGACCATCCTGTCCAATGTCTTCAAAATCGGCGTACCCGTCTTTATCATGAGCGTCTTTCTGGGTGCTATGTCCCTGGTGTTGAACCATTTCCTGGTCGAATACGGTGATCCGGCTGTAGCGGCCTACGGCATATCCTCCCGCCTGCTGCAGTTCCCTGAGTTCATTCTGATGGGCCTGTGCGAGGGGGTCGTACCGCTGATTGCCTTCTCCTACACGGCTGACCGTATACGCATGAAGCAGACCGTCTCCTTTACGGTAAAATCCATCGCCGTCCTGGCCGCCATCTTCGGCATCGCCGTCTATCTGATCTCTGACCACCTCATCGGCCTGTTCACCAATGATCCGCAATTGATTGAGATGGGCAGCTACATTCTGCATGTCACCTTCCTGTCCCTGTTCATTACCGGGCTGACCACCCTGTTCACGGGGATCTTCCAGGCTACCGGGCAAGGGACGCCGGCTCTGGTGATGTCGATCATTCAAGGGATCACGCTGATCCCTGTACTGTTTATCGCCAACAAAACACACGGCTTCCATGGTGTGGTCTGGTCGCTGGTCATCGCCGATGCCGCCGCTTTCCTGGTCGGTGCCGCCATGCTGTATGCTCTGCGGAACAAGCTGCAGCCGGAATTGGAGAGCCTTGTGCATTAG
- a CDS encoding fused MFS/spermidine synthase, which produces MQSSSQPSRSPQDIEVYETTELYGENGRFRVLQFSGEAVQGVLDLNHPRRVVFEYLRAMIHLMEAGNPYFEDVFLIGHGIGTLASYYSDKRFRVAEINPRVVELSRTRFGYAGDNVLLGDGRSLLAAEPDRSYDYVLLDAFTAAGTPPQFTSLEFFGLTRAKLNTHGTLIMNLMGRSGQDRLISAIHTTLREIYPYTRTFALPAEGTADLRNIVMAASTRPIPCQSRHMAGFSEITPGLGHVIRDR; this is translated from the coding sequence TTGCAATCATCATCCCAACCCTCCCGTTCCCCGCAGGACATCGAGGTCTACGAGACAACCGAGCTATACGGCGAGAACGGGCGGTTCCGGGTGCTGCAATTCTCGGGGGAGGCCGTGCAGGGCGTACTGGACCTGAACCATCCGCGCCGGGTGGTCTTCGAGTATCTGCGGGCGATGATTCATCTGATGGAGGCAGGCAATCCGTACTTCGAGGATGTGTTCCTGATCGGGCACGGCATTGGTACGCTTGCCAGTTATTATTCCGACAAGCGCTTCAGGGTGGCCGAGATCAACCCGAGGGTGGTTGAACTCAGCAGAACCCGCTTCGGCTATGCAGGAGACAATGTGCTGCTTGGAGACGGCCGGAGCCTGCTTGCGGCGGAGCCGGACCGCAGCTATGATTATGTGCTGCTCGATGCCTTCACTGCCGCCGGAACACCGCCGCAGTTCACCTCCCTTGAATTCTTCGGGCTGACCCGGGCCAAGCTGAATACGCACGGAACGTTAATCATGAACCTGATGGGCCGCAGCGGCCAGGACCGCCTGATCAGCGCCATCCACACCACACTCCGTGAGATCTATCCGTATACCCGCACCTTCGCCCTGCCGGCTGAAGGTACCGCCGATCTGCGCAATATCGTCATGGCGGCCAGCACACGGCCGATTCCCTGCCAGTCCCGCCACATGGCCGGATTCAGCGAGATCACACCGGGGCTGGGTCATGTAATCCGGGACCGGTAG